One window of Desulfarculus baarsii DSM 2075 genomic DNA carries:
- a CDS encoding S16 family serine protease, which produces MPHFLSSRRWGFFVAVVVALACLAAPPAAQADQTRKVWPLFYGTDDEGKPTGRAMEMTVGLAPSNVGEARVGFFESEFMGAGEQWRAAGWMASVVSALYAGKPPSLWRVYFDVPGNIDGPSAGGLMTSTVLSLVLGQPMLPDVTMTGTINPDGSIGPVGGIYYKLAGAKAAGMRKVLIPAGGSTEKLGDGKSADLIARGRELGLQVVPVADVAEAYQHLTGRALATLPDDGRAFRLPTRTNEALQNSYRRWAAKYDEATANMRANSAAVPKRFHPRLQKIWDSAQAQRAKAQAALNQGAPSAAMQLMYGAAVTADIGAYLCHLYIGHDRGGVDGMARVLSGFLISDQFLNQFRAKLSAQRAHSVTDLITLAEAFAYYDAAVGVHFNSGMILGRLQKEKDPEKVFVILEQATLGEAMARNFSHFVDDLLHMGMRYPGPKLPAGKALADWAQAMRLAAGGNLGYIKKAIIEPAAEELGVAPAVLMNKVLGNDYHYLLANATYFASQAMAGGMPDDTSKGAALLGGSVASFGLSSMVVAKYYSLGAQTNAEGELVKLGDPGRLEPMLGSARAQLRQVILAAQAQGCTPIVPIFHLQTADYMARADMSLSDRLTGMGECWMGSTFGRLMTALGRRP; this is translated from the coding sequence ATGCCGCATTTTCTGTCCAGCCGTCGTTGGGGATTTTTTGTGGCCGTGGTCGTGGCCCTGGCCTGCTTGGCCGCGCCGCCCGCCGCCCAGGCCGACCAGACGCGCAAGGTCTGGCCGTTGTTCTACGGGACCGACGATGAAGGCAAGCCGACCGGCCGCGCCATGGAGATGACCGTGGGCCTGGCCCCCTCCAACGTGGGCGAGGCGCGGGTGGGCTTTTTCGAATCGGAGTTCATGGGCGCCGGCGAACAGTGGCGCGCCGCCGGTTGGATGGCCTCGGTGGTCTCGGCGCTCTACGCCGGCAAGCCGCCCTCGCTGTGGCGCGTCTATTTCGACGTGCCCGGCAACATCGACGGCCCCTCGGCCGGCGGACTGATGACCAGCACCGTCCTGTCGCTGGTGCTGGGCCAGCCCATGCTGCCCGATGTGACCATGACCGGCACCATCAACCCCGACGGCTCCATCGGCCCGGTGGGAGGCATCTACTACAAGCTGGCCGGGGCCAAGGCCGCCGGCATGCGCAAGGTGCTCATCCCCGCCGGCGGCTCCACCGAAAAGCTGGGCGACGGCAAGAGCGCCGACCTGATCGCCCGCGGTCGTGAACTGGGGCTCCAGGTCGTGCCCGTGGCCGACGTGGCCGAGGCCTACCAGCACCTCACCGGCCGAGCCCTGGCCACCCTGCCCGACGACGGCCGCGCCTTCCGCCTGCCCACCCGCACCAACGAGGCCCTGCAAAACTCCTATCGCCGCTGGGCCGCCAAATACGACGAAGCCACCGCCAACATGCGCGCCAACAGCGCCGCCGTGCCCAAGCGCTTCCACCCCAGGCTGCAAAAAATCTGGGATTCCGCCCAGGCCCAGCGGGCCAAGGCTCAGGCCGCCCTCAACCAGGGCGCGCCCAGCGCGGCCATGCAATTGATGTACGGCGCGGCCGTCACCGCCGACATCGGGGCCTACCTCTGCCACCTCTACATCGGCCACGACCGCGGCGGCGTGGACGGCATGGCCCGCGTGCTGAGCGGATTTCTGATCAGCGACCAGTTTCTGAATCAGTTTCGGGCCAAGCTGAGCGCCCAGCGGGCCCACAGCGTCACCGACCTGATCACCCTGGCCGAGGCCTTCGCCTACTACGACGCCGCCGTGGGCGTGCATTTCAACTCCGGGATGATCCTCGGCCGGCTGCAAAAGGAAAAAGACCCCGAGAAGGTCTTCGTGATCCTGGAGCAGGCCACCCTGGGCGAGGCCATGGCCCGCAATTTCAGCCACTTCGTCGACGACCTGCTCCACATGGGCATGCGCTACCCCGGCCCCAAGCTGCCTGCGGGCAAAGCCCTGGCCGACTGGGCCCAGGCCATGCGCCTGGCCGCCGGCGGCAACCTGGGCTACATCAAAAAAGCCATCATCGAGCCGGCCGCCGAGGAACTGGGCGTGGCCCCGGCCGTGCTGATGAACAAGGTGCTGGGCAACGACTATCATTACCTGCTGGCCAACGCCACCTACTTCGCCTCGCAGGCCATGGCCGGCGGCATGCCCGACGACACCAGCAAGGGCGCGGCCTTGCTGGGCGGCTCGGTGGCCTCCTTCGGGCTGTCGTCGATGGTGGTGGCCAAGTACTACAGCCTGGGGGCCCAGACCAACGCCGAGGGCGAACTGGTCAAGCTGGGCGACCCCGGCCGCCTGGAGCCCATGCTCGGCTCGGCCAGGGCCCAACTGCGCCAGGTGATCCTGGCCGCCCAGGCCCAGGGCTGCACGCCCATCGTGCCGATCTTTCACCTTCAGACGGCCGACTACATGGCCCGGGCCGACATGAGCCTCTCCGACCGCCTCACCGGCATGGGCGAATGCTGGATGGGCTCGACCTTCGGCCGGCTGATGACCGCCCTGGGCCGCCGGCCCTGA
- the dnaJ gene encoding molecular chaperone DnaJ codes for MKTCYYETLQVSRDADGEEIKKAYRKMAMQYHPDRNPDDPEAEERFKACAEAYEVLRDPEKRRLYDAYGHDGLKQRTGFNGFGGVEDIFSAFGDIFDGFFGFGGRPSRRGGPQRGHDLRYDLELTLEEAARGKEATFTAGREVRCEQCGGLGQAGGKPPRVCPTCGGHGQVMRSQGFFRIATTCPDCRGAGSKIDDPCPACGGRGRVYHEKQLTVKAPAGIEHGQRLRMRGEGEAGLLGGEPGDLYVQIHIPPHKVFEREGAHLFRELEISMFQAALGGMVLVETLVDGPQELKISPGAQHGDVLRLKGMGMPNLRDQRRGDLMVRLITRTPTHLSKRQRELLEEAAALGDKQAAPQPEAVAESGGERKKRRIFGLK; via the coding sequence ATGAAGACCTGCTACTACGAGACCCTGCAAGTCAGCAGGGACGCCGACGGCGAGGAGATCAAAAAGGCCTATCGCAAGATGGCCATGCAGTACCACCCCGACCGCAATCCCGACGACCCCGAGGCCGAGGAGAGGTTCAAGGCCTGCGCCGAGGCCTACGAAGTGCTGCGCGACCCGGAAAAGCGCCGGCTCTACGACGCCTACGGCCACGACGGCCTCAAGCAGCGCACCGGTTTCAACGGCTTTGGCGGCGTCGAGGACATCTTCAGCGCCTTTGGCGACATTTTCGATGGCTTTTTCGGCTTTGGCGGCCGGCCCTCGCGGCGCGGCGGCCCCCAGCGCGGCCACGACCTGCGCTACGACCTGGAGCTGACCCTCGAGGAAGCGGCCCGCGGCAAGGAGGCCACCTTCACCGCCGGCCGCGAGGTGCGTTGCGAGCAGTGCGGCGGCCTGGGCCAGGCCGGCGGCAAGCCGCCCCGCGTCTGTCCCACCTGCGGCGGCCACGGCCAGGTCATGCGCAGCCAGGGCTTTTTCCGCATCGCCACCACCTGCCCGGACTGTCGCGGGGCCGGCAGCAAGATCGACGATCCCTGCCCGGCCTGTGGCGGCCGGGGCCGCGTTTATCACGAAAAGCAATTGACGGTCAAGGCCCCGGCGGGCATCGAGCACGGCCAGCGTCTGCGCATGCGCGGCGAGGGCGAGGCCGGTTTGCTGGGCGGCGAGCCCGGCGACCTCTACGTGCAGATCCACATCCCGCCCCACAAGGTCTTTGAACGCGAGGGCGCGCACCTGTTCCGCGAGCTGGAAATTTCGATGTTCCAGGCGGCCTTGGGCGGGATGGTGCTGGTCGAGACCCTCGTCGACGGCCCCCAGGAGCTCAAAATCAGCCCCGGCGCGCAACACGGCGACGTGCTGCGCCTCAAGGGCATGGGCATGCCCAATCTGCGCGATCAGCGTCGTGGCGACCTGATGGTCCGCCTGATCACGCGCACGCCGACCCACCTGAGCAAGCGCCAGCGCGAACTGCTGGAGGAGGCCGCCGCCCTGGGCGACAAGCAGGCCGCGCCCCAGCCGGAAGCCGTGGCCGAAAGCGGCGGCGAGCGCAAGAAACGGCGCATCTTCGGCCTGAAATGA
- the moaC gene encoding cyclic pyranopterin monophosphate synthase MoaC, with product MSLSHLDEKGHAHMVDVGAKAPTRRQALARAEVRLAPETLVLLAEGGLPKGDALAVARIAGIMAAKRAPELIPLCHPLPLSAVSVELSLSEGGVVIEASAATTAQTGVEMEAMTAAGVAALALYDMVKGVDRAAEIVSLRLLEKSGGKSGVWRRG from the coding sequence ATGAGCCTCAGCCACCTGGACGAAAAGGGCCACGCCCACATGGTCGACGTGGGGGCCAAGGCCCCGACGCGGCGCCAGGCCCTGGCCCGGGCCGAGGTGCGCCTGGCCCCGGAGACGCTGGTGCTTTTGGCCGAGGGCGGCCTGCCCAAGGGCGACGCCCTGGCCGTGGCGCGCATCGCCGGCATCATGGCCGCCAAGCGCGCGCCCGAGCTGATCCCCCTGTGCCACCCGCTACCCCTGAGCGCGGTGAGCGTGGAGCTTTCGCTGAGCGAGGGCGGCGTGGTCATCGAGGCCAGCGCCGCCACCACCGCCCAGACCGGCGTGGAGATGGAGGCCATGACCGCCGCGGGCGTGGCCGCCCTGGCCCTCTACGACATGGTCAAGGGCGTCGACCGCGCCGCCGAGATCGTCTCGCTGCGCCTGCTGGAGAAATCCGGCGGCAAAAGCGGCGTTTGGCGGCGTGGTTAG
- a CDS encoding sigma 54-interacting transcriptional regulator — MRAADFRLAELIQRDASTGFPVINDNRLMMIGLGALGRVNQEMIQGLDLELVEAIFTRMGYENGLALGLVLADNYDWDSREELLRAGVAACAMAGVAVAELDELILEPAGGLRCFRGRWRQSFEAQLQLEGLGPSDRPVCGLLSGLASGLASVALGQEIWVQELYCQAQGHDHCAYEGRPIADWGVDPAELRRRFSLERLDDDMARLRQRLAAAQRDLAAKQAELARLRPAEVTAGGVLHRSKAMGQVLALAAKVAPTASTVLIGGESGVGKEVLARFIHQRSGRQAEPFLAINCAALPATLLESELFGHVKGAFTGAEADKPGLFLEAGQGTVFLDEIGELPLELQAKLLRALQEKEIRPVGGLKSRPVRARIIAASNRDLAEMVSAGRLREDLYYRLAVFPLVAPPLRQRREDILLLARHFLEKLAPGHPGLAPATVRKMEAHAWPGNVRELENAVEHAVILAGNELIQPEHLPQAVGGAVGAADWLAGDMPNQDELLRRYTKLVLQATGGNRSQAARMLGIGVNTLWRRLKQWDMG; from the coding sequence GTGCGCGCCGCGGATTTCCGCCTGGCCGAATTGATCCAGCGCGACGCGTCCACGGGCTTTCCCGTGATCAACGACAACCGCCTGATGATGATCGGCCTGGGGGCCCTGGGTCGGGTCAACCAAGAGATGATCCAGGGCCTGGACCTCGAGCTGGTCGAGGCCATTTTCACCCGCATGGGCTATGAAAACGGTCTGGCGCTGGGGCTGGTCCTGGCCGACAACTACGACTGGGATTCGCGGGAGGAACTGCTGCGGGCCGGCGTGGCCGCCTGCGCCATGGCCGGCGTGGCCGTGGCCGAGTTGGACGAGTTGATCCTGGAGCCCGCCGGTGGCTTGCGCTGCTTCCGTGGCCGCTGGCGGCAGTCTTTCGAGGCCCAGCTCCAGTTGGAAGGCCTCGGGCCGTCCGATCGGCCGGTGTGCGGTTTGCTCAGCGGCCTGGCCAGTGGCCTGGCCAGCGTGGCCCTGGGCCAGGAAATCTGGGTGCAGGAGCTTTACTGCCAGGCCCAGGGCCACGACCACTGCGCCTACGAGGGTCGGCCCATCGCCGACTGGGGCGTGGATCCGGCCGAGTTGCGGCGGCGTTTTTCGCTGGAGCGGCTCGATGACGACATGGCCCGCCTGCGCCAGCGCCTGGCCGCGGCCCAACGCGACCTGGCCGCCAAACAGGCCGAACTGGCCCGCCTGCGGCCGGCGGAAGTGACCGCTGGCGGCGTGTTGCATCGCAGCAAGGCCATGGGCCAGGTGCTGGCCCTGGCGGCCAAGGTCGCCCCCACCGCCAGCACGGTGCTCATCGGCGGCGAGAGCGGCGTGGGCAAGGAGGTTCTGGCCCGCTTTATCCACCAGCGTTCGGGTCGCCAGGCCGAGCCTTTTTTGGCCATCAACTGCGCGGCCCTGCCGGCGACGCTTTTGGAGTCGGAACTGTTCGGCCACGTCAAGGGCGCTTTCACCGGGGCCGAGGCCGACAAGCCTGGGCTTTTCCTGGAGGCCGGCCAGGGCACGGTTTTTCTGGACGAGATAGGCGAACTGCCCCTGGAGTTGCAGGCCAAGCTGCTGCGGGCCCTGCAAGAAAAAGAAATCCGCCCCGTGGGCGGCCTGAAGAGTCGGCCCGTGCGCGCCCGCATCATCGCCGCCAGCAACCGCGACCTGGCCGAGATGGTCAGCGCCGGCCGCCTGCGCGAGGATCTCTACTATCGCCTGGCCGTTTTTCCGCTGGTGGCGCCGCCCCTGCGCCAGCGGCGGGAGGATATCCTGCTGCTGGCGCGGCATTTTCTGGAAAAACTGGCCCCCGGCCACCCCGGCCTGGCCCCGGCCACGGTGCGCAAGATGGAGGCCCACGCCTGGCCGGGCAACGTGCGCGAGCTGGAAAACGCCGTGGAGCACGCGGTGATCCTGGCCGGCAACGAGCTGATCCAGCCCGAGCACCTGCCCCAGGCCGTGGGCGGCGCGGTCGGCGCGGCCGACTGGCTGGCCGGCGACATGCCCAACCAGGACGAGTTGCTGCGCCGCTACACCAAGCTGGTGCTGCAAGCCACCGGCGGCAACCGCTCGCAAGCGGCGCGCATGCTGGGCATCGGGGTCAACACGCTGTGGCGACGGCTGAAGCAGTGGGATATGGGCTGA
- a CDS encoding VOC family protein, with product MAMKFMGAAIMVADVARSRQFYEGLLGQAVEMDNGPHVAFAGGFSIWQKDHAHEVIFGGPEAGAQAMGRANLELYFESETLEQDCQALAVAGVEVIHGLTEAPWAQMTARFKDPDGHIVELAEPLPLVVRRLLGQGLSLEDVARRTSMDVAIVRYMAEQ from the coding sequence ATGGCGATGAAATTCATGGGCGCGGCCATTATGGTGGCCGACGTGGCGCGCTCGCGCCAATTCTACGAGGGCCTGCTGGGCCAGGCGGTGGAGATGGACAACGGCCCCCACGTGGCCTTTGCCGGCGGTTTTTCCATCTGGCAAAAGGACCACGCCCACGAGGTGATCTTCGGCGGGCCGGAGGCCGGGGCCCAGGCCATGGGCCGGGCCAATCTGGAGCTCTATTTCGAGAGCGAAACCCTGGAACAAGACTGCCAGGCCCTGGCCGTGGCCGGCGTGGAGGTCATCCACGGCCTGACCGAGGCCCCGTGGGCCCAGATGACGGCCCGCTTCAAAGACCCCGACGGCCACATCGTCGAGTTGGCCGAGCCCTTGCCGCTGGTGGTGCGTCGCCTGCTGGGCCAGGGCCTGAGCCTGGAAGACGTGGCCCGGCGCACGTCCATGGACGTGGCCATCGTGCGTTACATGGCCGAGCAGTAG
- a CDS encoding YybH family protein: protein MRASRWLCLLLAAALLGLGSGPALADARSEIKDFLRRHNGRYQLADAPALLGLLAQHPDAVSIGPGPGQTFRGRQAIQGALLLGLALVRAVDVRFADNMVISPRGDLAWLGGELRLRAQTHDGRIVDAPARLSAVLVRENGQWRLFQASANLPPELSAPPPARR, encoded by the coding sequence ATGCGCGCCTCACGCTGGCTTTGCCTGCTGCTGGCGGCGGCCCTGCTCGGCCTGGGCTCCGGCCCGGCCCTGGCCGACGCCCGCAGCGAGATAAAAGACTTTCTGCGGCGGCACAACGGCCGCTATCAACTGGCCGACGCCCCGGCCCTGCTGGGCCTGCTGGCCCAACACCCCGACGCCGTCTCCATCGGCCCCGGCCCGGGCCAGACCTTTCGCGGCCGCCAGGCCATCCAGGGCGCGTTGCTGCTGGGCCTGGCCCTGGTGCGGGCCGTGGACGTGCGCTTTGCCGACAACATGGTCATCAGCCCCCGGGGCGATCTGGCCTGGCTGGGCGGCGAGCTACGTCTGCGGGCCCAGACCCACGACGGCCGGATCGTCGACGCGCCGGCCCGCCTCAGCGCCGTGTTGGTGCGCGAAAACGGCCAGTGGCGGCTGTTCCAGGCCAGCGCCAACCTGCCGCCGGAGCTTTCGGCCCCGCCGCCGGCCCGCCGCTGA
- the dksA gene encoding RNA polymerase-binding protein DksA translates to MDEQQLQFFKELLEERLVELRREAESTVAGMTDDKENLPDPTDRAALESDRNFLLRIRDRERKLMSKIEEALERIADGSFGICESCGEEIGIDRLKARPVTTQCIECKKKQEAGEKIRSI, encoded by the coding sequence ATGGACGAACAACAACTTCAGTTCTTCAAGGAACTTCTCGAGGAGCGCCTCGTCGAGCTGCGCCGCGAGGCCGAAAGCACCGTGGCGGGCATGACCGACGACAAGGAAAACCTGCCCGATCCCACCGATCGCGCGGCCCTGGAGTCCGACCGCAATTTCCTCTTGCGCATCCGCGACCGCGAGCGCAAGCTCATGAGCAAGATTGAAGAGGCCCTGGAGCGCATCGCCGACGGGTCGTTTGGCATTTGCGAATCCTGCGGCGAGGAGATCGGTATCGACCGCCTCAAGGCCCGGCCGGTGACCACCCAGTGCATCGAGTGCAAAAAGAAGCAGGAAGCCGGCGAAAAGATTCGCAGCATATGA
- a CDS encoding acetoacetate--CoA ligase encodes MPTPLWTPSPERVARANLSRFIAFVNQRHGLDLAGYAALHAWSIDQRADFWRAVWDFCEVRASRPAEAVTQNPEAMPGARWFVGARLNFAENLLRQPDDRPALIFCNEIGHQRRLSRAQLLAASGRLSRALAAVGVGPGDRVAGFMPNIPETVIGMLATASLGAIWSSCSPDFGFQGVMDRFGQIRPKVMLCADGYPYGGKRFDCLERAALVGARIDSLERIVVAPYMTDAPDLSAAPKAIAYDDFVAGHGDGPPAFAQLPFDHPLYIMYSSGTTGAPKCIVHGAGGTLLQHLKEHALQCDLTADDTLFYFTTCGWMMWNWLVSALAVGAAVALYDGSPFHPGPEVLWRMSQEEGVSVFGTSARYLAALEKSGLRPAEAFDLGRLKAVLSTGSPLAPEQFDWAYQNIKADMCLSSISGGTDIISCFAGGNPIGPVYPGQLQAPGLGMAVQAWDENGRALWGQKGELVCVKPFPSMPVGFWNDPDDEKYQSAYFRRFAGVWHHGDYCEMTPEGGVIIHGRSDATLNPGGVRIGTAEIYRQVEGLAQVADSLVVGQRWRGDERVILFVKMAPGHQLDQATAQAIATRIRQNTTPRHVPAKILAVDDIPYTISGKKVEMAVRNVIEGRPVTNKDALANPQALALFADRPELAE; translated from the coding sequence ATGCCCACGCCGCTGTGGACCCCCTCGCCCGAGCGCGTCGCCCGGGCCAATCTCAGCCGTTTCATCGCCTTTGTCAACCAGCGCCACGGCCTGGATTTGGCGGGCTACGCCGCCCTGCACGCCTGGTCCATCGACCAGCGGGCCGATTTCTGGCGGGCGGTCTGGGATTTCTGCGAGGTTCGCGCCAGCCGGCCGGCCGAGGCGGTGACGCAAAACCCCGAGGCCATGCCCGGGGCCAGGTGGTTCGTGGGCGCGCGGCTCAACTTTGCCGAAAACCTGCTGCGCCAGCCCGACGACCGCCCGGCGCTGATCTTTTGCAACGAAATTGGCCACCAGCGCCGCCTGAGCCGGGCCCAGTTGCTGGCCGCCTCCGGCCGCCTGAGCCGGGCCCTGGCCGCGGTGGGCGTGGGCCCCGGCGACCGCGTGGCCGGCTTCATGCCCAACATCCCCGAGACCGTCATCGGCATGCTGGCCACGGCCAGTTTGGGGGCCATCTGGTCGTCGTGCAGCCCGGATTTCGGCTTCCAGGGGGTCATGGACCGTTTTGGCCAGATCCGGCCCAAGGTCATGCTCTGCGCCGACGGCTACCCCTACGGCGGCAAGCGCTTCGACTGCCTGGAGCGGGCGGCCCTGGTCGGCGCGCGCATCGATTCGCTGGAACGCATCGTCGTCGCGCCCTACATGACCGACGCGCCCGACCTCTCGGCCGCGCCCAAGGCCATCGCCTACGACGACTTCGTGGCCGGCCACGGCGACGGCCCGCCGGCCTTCGCCCAACTGCCATTCGACCATCCGCTCTACATTATGTACAGCTCCGGCACCACCGGCGCGCCCAAGTGCATCGTCCACGGCGCGGGCGGCACATTGCTCCAACACCTCAAGGAGCACGCCCTGCAATGCGACCTCACGGCCGACGACACGCTGTTTTACTTCACCACCTGCGGCTGGATGATGTGGAACTGGCTGGTCAGCGCCCTGGCCGTGGGCGCGGCCGTGGCCCTCTACGACGGCAGCCCCTTTCACCCCGGCCCGGAGGTGTTGTGGCGCATGAGCCAGGAAGAAGGCGTCAGCGTTTTCGGAACCTCGGCCCGCTATCTGGCCGCCCTGGAAAAAAGCGGCCTGCGCCCGGCCGAGGCCTTTGACCTGGGCCGGCTCAAGGCCGTGCTCTCCACCGGCTCGCCCCTGGCCCCGGAGCAGTTCGATTGGGCCTACCAAAACATCAAGGCCGACATGTGCCTTAGCTCCATCAGCGGCGGCACCGACATCATCAGTTGTTTCGCCGGCGGCAACCCCATCGGCCCGGTCTACCCCGGCCAGTTGCAGGCGCCGGGCCTGGGCATGGCCGTGCAGGCCTGGGACGAAAACGGCCGGGCGCTGTGGGGCCAAAAGGGCGAATTGGTCTGCGTCAAGCCCTTCCCGTCGATGCCGGTGGGCTTTTGGAACGATCCCGACGACGAAAAATATCAGAGCGCTTATTTCCGGCGTTTCGCCGGCGTGTGGCATCACGGCGATTATTGCGAGATGACCCCCGAGGGCGGCGTGATCATCCACGGCCGTAGCGACGCCACGCTCAACCCCGGCGGCGTGCGCATCGGCACGGCCGAGATCTACCGCCAGGTAGAGGGCTTGGCCCAGGTGGCCGACAGCCTGGTGGTGGGCCAGCGGTGGCGCGGCGACGAGCGGGTGATCTTGTTTGTCAAGATGGCCCCCGGCCACCAACTGGATCAGGCCACGGCCCAGGCCATCGCCACGCGCATCCGCCAGAACACCACGCCGCGCCACGTGCCGGCCAAGATTCTGGCCGTCGACGATATTCCCTACACCATCAGCGGCAAAAAGGTGGAAATGGCCGTGCGCAACGTCATCGAGGGCCGGCCGGTGACCAACAAGGACGCCCTGGCCAACCCCCAGGCCCTGGCCCTTTTCGCCGATCGACCCGAGCTTGCCGAGTAG
- a CDS encoding MBL fold metallo-hydrolase: MPEEIMPGVFRIKVTLPESPLKYLNSYVFKSDQRSLVVDTGLNRPECRQALEAGLAEIGVAPAGADYFITHLHADHFGLVGAMAGPESLVYFNQPDADILNSGLGWESVIEYSARNGFPADTLRPAIEKHPGKHFHSPRIPAMTILADGDEIAYGDYRLRALHTPGHTPGHLCLYDPAARLLVAGDHLLIDITPNIQCMSDDANPLGDYLASLEKTAALDVALVAPGHRRLWNDHRARIDELRAHHARRVEEAFEALRGGPLDAFQVAARMTWDIKCDSWEDFPLAQKWFAQAEALSHLRYLERRGEIDRLDEGGLTIFEIAA, from the coding sequence GTGCCCGAAGAAATCATGCCCGGCGTATTTCGCATCAAGGTGACCCTGCCCGAAAGCCCGCTGAAGTATCTCAACTCCTACGTGTTCAAGTCCGACCAGCGCAGCCTGGTGGTCGACACCGGCCTCAACCGCCCGGAGTGCCGCCAGGCCCTGGAGGCCGGCCTGGCCGAGATCGGCGTGGCGCCGGCCGGGGCCGACTATTTCATCACCCACCTGCACGCCGATCATTTCGGCCTGGTGGGGGCCATGGCCGGGCCGGAGTCGCTGGTCTATTTCAACCAGCCCGACGCCGATATCCTGAACTCGGGCCTGGGCTGGGAGAGCGTCATCGAGTATTCGGCCCGCAACGGCTTTCCGGCCGACACCCTGCGGCCGGCCATCGAAAAGCATCCGGGCAAGCATTTTCATTCGCCGCGCATCCCGGCGATGACCATTTTGGCCGATGGCGACGAGATAGCCTATGGCGACTATCGCCTGCGGGCGCTGCACACCCCCGGCCACACGCCGGGCCATCTGTGCCTGTATGATCCCGCCGCGCGGCTGCTGGTCGCCGGCGATCACCTGCTCATCGACATCACGCCAAATATCCAGTGCATGAGCGACGACGCCAACCCCTTGGGCGATTATCTGGCCAGCCTGGAAAAGACCGCCGCCCTGGACGTGGCCCTGGTCGCCCCTGGCCACCGTCGCCTGTGGAACGACCACCGCGCGCGCATCGACGAGCTGAGGGCCCACCACGCCCGGCGGGTGGAGGAGGCCTTCGAGGCCCTGCGCGGCGGGCCGCTGGACGCCTTCCAGGTGGCCGCCCGCATGACTTGGGACATCAAGTGCGACTCGTGGGAAGACTTTCCCCTGGCCCAGAAGTGGTTCGCCCAGGCCGAGGCCCTCTCGCACCTGCGCTACCTGGAGCGCCGTGGCGAGATCGACCGCCTGGACGAGGGCGGCCTGACCATCTTTGAAATAGCCGCCTGA
- a CDS encoding NAD(P)/FAD-dependent oxidoreductase, with amino-acid sequence MARYVIIGNGVAGATAAEKILAAKSGAQLTIFTSEDAPFYYRPRLPEFIAGQSELAKFTLHDAAHYAQRGVDLRLATTVASVDPAARVVHDAAGGAVAYDELLLACGARPFIPPVAGADKAGVTALRDIADARRIVEMAGQSQEVVLVGGGLLGLEAGAALVRLGLKARVVEFFERLLPRQMDARGAAKLQAHLEAMGFEFYLGQKAKEITGQAKADGLLLESGQHLPGGLILFSAGVRPNLDLARQMGLDIGQAVKVDDRMATDMPGVWAAGDVAEHRGRYYGVWPAAQAQGAVAGANMAGGHELYQGTIVSNALKVVGVDLVAGGDIDAEGKLPAAVFEDERVYRKIVLDEGQIKGFIFYGQAQGARQCQKAMEQGRDVAEHAQAMTAKDFDFDRLLG; translated from the coding sequence ATGGCCAGGTACGTGATCATCGGCAACGGCGTGGCCGGCGCGACGGCCGCCGAAAAAATTTTGGCCGCCAAGTCAGGGGCCCAGCTAACGATTTTCACCTCGGAAGACGCGCCTTTTTATTATCGGCCGCGCCTGCCCGAGTTCATCGCCGGCCAGAGCGAGCTGGCCAAGTTCACCCTGCATGACGCGGCCCATTACGCCCAGCGCGGGGTCGATCTGCGCCTGGCGACGACGGTCGCCTCGGTCGATCCGGCGGCCCGGGTCGTCCATGACGCGGCGGGTGGGGCGGTGGCCTATGACGAGTTGCTCCTGGCCTGCGGGGCTCGGCCGTTCATCCCGCCGGTGGCCGGGGCCGACAAGGCCGGCGTGACGGCCCTGCGCGACATTGCCGACGCCCGGCGCATCGTCGAGATGGCCGGCCAGAGCCAAGAGGTCGTGCTGGTGGGCGGTGGACTGCTGGGCCTGGAGGCCGGCGCGGCCCTGGTCCGCCTGGGCCTGAAGGCGCGGGTGGTGGAGTTTTTCGAGCGCCTGCTGCCCCGCCAGATGGACGCCCGTGGCGCGGCCAAGCTGCAAGCCCACCTGGAGGCCATGGGCTTCGAGTTTTATCTGGGCCAAAAAGCCAAGGAGATCACCGGCCAGGCCAAGGCCGACGGCCTGCTGTTGGAAAGCGGCCAGCACCTGCCCGGCGGGCTTATTTTGTTCTCGGCGGGCGTGCGGCCCAACCTGGACCTGGCCCGCCAGATGGGCCTGGACATCGGCCAGGCCGTCAAGGTTGACGACCGCATGGCCACCGACATGCCCGGCGTCTGGGCGGCCGGCGACGTGGCCGAACATCGCGGGCGCTATTACGGCGTCTGGCCGGCGGCCCAGGCCCAGGGCGCGGTGGCCGGGGCCAACATGGCCGGCGGCCACGAGCTTTACCAGGGCACGATCGTCTCCAACGCGCTCAAGGTCGTCGGCGTCGACCTGGTCGCCGGCGGCGACATCGACGCCGAGGGCAAGCTGCCGGCGGCCGTTTTCGAAGACGAGCGCGTCTATCGCAAGATCGTCCTGGACGAAGGCCAGATCAAGGGCTTTATTTTCTATGGCCAGGCCCAGGGCGCGCGCCAGTGCCAAAAAGCCATGGAGCAGGGGCGCGACGTCGCCGAACACGCCCAGGCCATGACCGCCAAGGATTTCGATTTCGACCGCCTGCTGGGCTGA